In Candidatus Binatia bacterium, the sequence GAAATCGCACCTGCAGACCCTCTGCGGCGTTCATTACGGATAGTTCGGCGGGTGGTTTGGGTGTGACGAACTCCGGAGGACGGATCGGCCCGACGCGCCCACAACTGGAGCCGCCGATCAGAATTAGCAGGCCGAGCGTGCGCATGCCCCTGACATCGAATCGAGACATCTTCATCGACTTTTCGAGCCGGCAAGGCCGTCGGCCTCCAGCTCTGCGAGACGCCGTTCGATATTCGATCGAGCCGTGCCTCCCGTGAGCTTGCGCCGTGCGAGTGCACTTTCGACTCGTAGTCGCTTCCGCGCGGGGGCTCCGAGGAGAGGTGAGAAGCCTGCCAGATCGGCTGCGCTCAGGCTCTCGAGGGTGCGATTCTCGAGCACGCAAAAACCGACGATTCGACCGACGACTTCGTGAGCTTCGCGGAAGGGCTGGCCTTTCTCCACCAGGTAATCGGCGAGTTCTGTCGCGAGCGAAAACCCACCCGCAGCTTGCGCCATACGCGCGTCATTTGTGCGCAATCGGGGGAGCATCCGCGCCAGCACGTTGAGCGCGGGTCTGAGCAGGTCTGCGGTGTCGAAGACTGGCGGTTTGTCTTCCTGTAAATCGCGGTTGTAGGCGAGGGGCAGTCCCTTGAGAGTGACCAGTAGAGATTGCAGCGATCCGATAACGCGTCCGGTTCGGCCCCGAATCAACTCGGCGACATCCGGGTTTTTTTTCTGCGGCATCATGGAGCTTCCGGTGGCGAACGCGTCGGGAAGGCCGATGAAACCGAACTCTTCTGACGACCAGAGCACTAGCTCCTCGCTCAAGCGTGAAAGATGAATCGCGATCAGGGATGCTGTCGCCAGATACTCCGCGGCAAAGTCGCGATCAGACACTGCGTCCAGGGAGTTCCGTGATACGGAATCGAACCCCAATTCGCGCGCAACGGCTTCCCGGTTAATGGGAAATCCGGCACCGGCGAGTGCGCCGGCTCCAAGAGGGAGAATATTGGTTCGTCTGCGGCAGTCGTCGAGTCGCTCGCGATCGCGCAGGAGCATCTCGACGTAGGCGAGCCAATGGTGCGCGAGCAGGACTGGCTGCGCGCGCTGCAGGTGGGTGTAGCCTGGAATGACGACGTCAATATCGAGCTGTGCCCGACGCGTCAGCGAACGAATCAGCTGGTCGATCGAGTCTCGTGTCGCGTCGATTTCTTCGCGGAGCCAAAGGCGAAAATCTGTGGCGACCTGATCATTGCGACTGCGGCCTGTATGCACCTTTCCGCCGACGGGGCCTACCAGTTCGGTGAGCCGGCGTTCGACCGCCATATGGACATCTTCGTCCGCAGGTTTTGCTCTGAATTTGCCGTCGCGAATTTCCTTTGCGACTTTTCGGAGCCCGGCCCGGAGAGTTCCCGCCTCGCGAGCGGTCAGGATCCGGCAGCGTTCGAGCGCATTCGTATGAGCGATGGAGCCTCGTATGTCCTGGTCTGCCATGCGCAGGTCGGATTCCAGGCTGACCGTGAAAGCTTCCACAAGAGGATCGGTGCCCTCCTCGAATCTTCCGGCCCAAGCCTTGCCCGGTTGCTTGCGTTTGGTCATTCGGGCTTCCATCCGCTGCGTGCACGGGTGCGAAGCCGCAGCCCTGCGAGCGAGATGAATCCTGTCGCGTCGGCCTGCCGGTACCCGCCCGCCTCATCGAAGCTGGCGATGTCCGGGTCGTAGAGAGACCGTGGTGCCTTGCGACCGACTGTCGATACCTGCCCTTTGTAGAGCTTCATTCGGGCCGTTCCATTCACAGGCTTCTGGCACTCGTCCATGGCCGCCTGAAGCATTTCGCGTTCGGGAGCGAACCAGAAACCGTCGTAGATCATACTGGCATAGCGAGGGACCAGTGAGTCTCGCAGGTGCATGGCTTCACGGTCGAGCGTCAGTGATTCGACAGCCTTGTGTGCGGCCACGAGAATCGTACCGCCCGGCGTTTCGTAGACACCCCGGCTCTTCATCCCGACATACCGGTTTTCCACGATATCGATCCGACCGACGCCATGGTCGCCACCCAGCTCGTTGAGTTTTCGGAGCAAGGCGGCCGGCGCAAGGCGTTCTCCATCGACAGCAACCGCGTCTCCGGACTCGAAATCGATCTCGACGTAGGCCGCTTGGTCGGGAGCTTCTTCCGGGTTGCGGGTCATGATGAACATATCCTCGTAGGGCTCCTGCCATGGGTCTTCGAGGACGCCGCCCTCGAAGCTGAGGTGCAGCAGGTTCCTGTCGCAGGAATATGGCTTTTCGCGACTCACCGGGATCGAGATCGAGCGTTCCTCGGCGTACCGAATCAGATCTTCTCGTCCCTCGAAGGACCAATCTCTCCAAGGGGCGATGATTTCCAGTTCGGGTGCCAGGGCCGCGAACGTGAGCTCGAAACGGACTTGATCGTTGCCCTTGCCCGTTGCCCCGTGGGCAACCGCCTGCGCACCGGTTTCTCGGGCGATTTCAGCGTGGCGTTTGGCGATGATGGGGCGGGCAATGGATGTGCCCAGCAGGTAGCCATCTTCGTAGCTGGCGTTGGCTCGCAGCATCGGGAAGACATAATCTGCCACAAATTCGTCGGTGAGGTCTTCGATGAAAACGTCGCACGCACCCGCGGCGACGGCTTTTTCGCGGACGGGATCGAGTTCTTCTCCCTGTCCGACATCGGCGCAATAGGCCACGACCTCTGCGCCGTACTCCTCGCGCAACCACCCGAGAATTACGGACGTATCGAGGCCTCCCGAGTAGGCAAGCACGATCTTATCGATTTTCTTTTTCATTAAATCCGTCTCTCAGCGGTCAGAGCCGCGGTTTTCGTCAAGCCAGCACATCACGGCTTTTTGCGCATGCAAGCGGTTCTCTGCCTGATCAAACACGACCGAGTTCGGTCCGTCGAGTACCTCGGCCGAGATCTCTTCTCCCCGATGGGCGGGTAGGCAATGCATGACCAACGCATCACGCTGTGCGCAAGCCATCAGTTTACGGTTGACCTGATATCCTTCGAAGGCCGCGCGCCGCAGTTGGGTTTCTTCCTCTTGCCCCATGCTCGTCCAGACATCGGTATATACCGCATCCACTCCTTCGCATGCTGCTAGTGGATCGTTGGTGACCTGGATTTTTCCTCCGGCTTGCTGTTCGGCGTGGGCCAGAATCTCGGAGGTGGGCTCGTAGCCGACCGGGCAGGCGAGACGAAAATCCAGATCGTATTTTGCCGCCAAGTTCAGCCAGGAGTTGACCACATTATTGCCGTCCCCGATAAAAGCGACCTTCAGACCGTCCAGATGACCGAAGCGTTCGATCAGAGTCTGGGCATCGGCGAGAACCTGACACGGGTGCAGGAGATCGGTCAGTCCGTTGATTACAGGTACGTCCGAGGCTTCGGCGAGTTCTTCGAGCACAGCATGGGAATAGGTTCGGGCCATGATCAGGTCGACCCATCGCGAAAGATTCCGCGCGATATCCCCAACGGTCTCCCGCGCACCGAGTTGGATATCCGCGGGGGCCAAATACACAGCGGTGCCACCAAGCTGCTGAATACCCGTTTCGAAGGTCACCCGGGTGCGGAGGCTCGGTTTCTCGAAAATCATTGCAAGCGTGCGACCAGCCAGAGTCGCATCATAGATGCCGTCACGGAGTCGGCCCTTGAGGTGGGCGGCTCGATTCAGCAGTCCCTCAATTTCGTCGCGGCTCAACTCGGCGAGCGAAACAAGATCTCTTTTCATGGGCGGAATACTCCTTCGAGAATGGCGAGCCCCTCGTCGATCTCGGCATCGGATACTGTCAGGGGTGGGGCAATACGCAGCACGCCGTTCCCCGTCACATTAATCAACAGTCCCTGCGCGAGCGCAGCTTGTGCGATTTCCCTTGCGGTGCCGGCGCTCTCGATTTCGACGCCGAGCATGAGTCCGGCTCCGCGCACCTCGACTGCGGTCTCGGGATGGTTGGCGGCAATTGTTTCCAGGCCCGCCCTCAGCCTTTGCCCGGCGGCGACCGCGCGGGGCAGCGTTTTTCCGTCGGTCAGCACGCCGAGGGTAGCGACGGCGGCGGCGTTGGTGACGCAATTACCACCGAACGTACTTCCGTGCGCACCGAGGTCGAAGGCCTCCGATGCGCGCGGTCCCGCGCAGATCGCGCCTGCAGGCATGCCGTTTGCGATGCCTTTTGCCAGTGCCATCACATCGGGGACGACGTCCGAATGCTCATAGGCGAAAAGACGCCCTGTGCGCCCGCAACCAGTTTGAACTTCATCGAAGATCAGCAGGAGGTCCTCGGAGTCGCAGAGGTCACGCAGGCCCTGTAAGTAGCCGGGGGGCGGTACGATGATGCCACCTTCACCCTGGATTGGCTCCACCAGGATAGCGGCCGTCCGCTTGGAGATTTGTGCCTGCATCGCCTCCAGATCGCCGAAGGGAGCATAGCGAAAGCCTTCGAGGTTCGGTTCGTATCCGACGCGGACTTTCTCCTGTCCCGTCGCAGCAATGGTTGCCATTGTCCGCCCGTGGAAGGAGCCAAGTGCGGTGATGATCTCATGTCGGCCGCCATTGGCGTTGCCGCGACGACGCGCCAATTTGATCGCTGCTTCGTTCGCTTCGGCACCGCTGTTGCAAAGGAAAACTCTCTCGCCGAAAGAGTGCTCGACGAGCATGAGGGCGAGCGAGGTTTGGGGCAGGCTGTGGTGCAGGTTCGAAATATGGACCAGCGTGGCCGCCTGGTGCTGGATGGCCTCGGTGACGGCAGGATGACAATGCCCCAGATTGGTGCACAGGATACTGGAGAAAAAATCCAGAACTCTTTGCCCGTCTGCCGTGATGAGTTGCGTGCCCTGACCTGAAACGAAAACGATTTCTTCGCGGCCATATACGGGGAGAAGGTTCATGCCGTTGTTTTCCACGACGTCTCGCGTGGTTGCCGGCACACCGTGCTCGATGCCGCTCAAGGCTCGGCTCCGTCGGTTGCCGGCAGATGTACGGCTGTTCCGACCCCCGAGTCAGTGAAAAGCTCGAGCAAAAGGGCGTGTTTGATTCGACCGTCGAGGATATGGACTTGCGAGACTCCGCCCCGCAAAGCCTGCAGGCAACAAGCGATCTTGGGCAGCATGCCGCCCTCGATCGTGCCATCCTCAATCAACTCAGCGGCCTGATCGGCATTCAGCGAGGTGATCAGCTGACGGTTTCGATCGAGGATACCCTCGACATCGGTCAGCAGCAGGAACTTCTCGGCGCCAAGCGCCTCGGCGATCCGCCCCGCAGCCGTATCGGCGTTGATGTTCAGGCTCTCCCCATCCTGGCTGCTGCCGACCGGCGCAATGACCGGGATGAAGTCATTTCCTTCCATCGCTCGGATCAATCCCGGATCGACTGCCGTGATCTCGCCCACCTGACCCAGATCTCCGGCCGCATGACGCAGTCGTTGCGCCTGCAAAAGGCCGCCGTCCTTGCCCGAGAAGCCGGCGGCTCGGCCGCCGGCTTGCTGGATATTGGTCACGATTCGAGCGTTGATTTCGCCAGCAAGAACCATCTCGACCACACGCATCGTGGGTGGGTCGGTCACGCGCATTCCTCCAACGAAGCGAGATTCGATCGCGAGTTCCTCCAACATCCGATTGATTTGCGGTCCGCCGCCATGCACCACGACAGGATGAATGCCCACGTATTTGAGGAGAACCAGATCCTCGGCGAAGGCCTGTTGGAGGTCGTCGGCAATCATCGCGTTGCCGCCGTATTTGATGACGATCGTCTTGCCTGCGAACCGCTTGATATAGGGAAGCGCTT encodes:
- the argH gene encoding argininosuccinate lyase — translated: MTKRKQPGKAWAGRFEEGTDPLVEAFTVSLESDLRMADQDIRGSIAHTNALERCRILTAREAGTLRAGLRKVAKEIRDGKFRAKPADEDVHMAVERRLTELVGPVGGKVHTGRSRNDQVATDFRLWLREEIDATRDSIDQLIRSLTRRAQLDIDVVIPGYTHLQRAQPVLLAHHWLAYVEMLLRDRERLDDCRRRTNILPLGAGALAGAGFPINREAVARELGFDSVSRNSLDAVSDRDFAAEYLATASLIAIHLSRLSEELVLWSSEEFGFIGLPDAFATGSSMMPQKKNPDVAELIRGRTGRVIGSLQSLLVTLKGLPLAYNRDLQEDKPPVFDTADLLRPALNVLARMLPRLRTNDARMAQAAGGFSLATELADYLVEKGQPFREAHEVVGRIVGFCVLENRTLESLSAADLAGFSPLLGAPARKRLRVESALARRKLTGGTARSNIERRLAELEADGLAGSKSR
- a CDS encoding argininosuccinate synthase; translated protein: MKKKIDKIVLAYSGGLDTSVILGWLREEYGAEVVAYCADVGQGEELDPVREKAVAAGACDVFIEDLTDEFVADYVFPMLRANASYEDGYLLGTSIARPIIAKRHAEIARETGAQAVAHGATGKGNDQVRFELTFAALAPELEIIAPWRDWSFEGREDLIRYAEERSISIPVSREKPYSCDRNLLHLSFEGGVLEDPWQEPYEDMFIMTRNPEEAPDQAAYVEIDFESGDAVAVDGERLAPAALLRKLNELGGDHGVGRIDIVENRYVGMKSRGVYETPGGTILVAAHKAVESLTLDREAMHLRDSLVPRYASMIYDGFWFAPEREMLQAAMDECQKPVNGTARMKLYKGQVSTVGRKAPRSLYDPDIASFDEAGGYRQADATGFISLAGLRLRTRARSGWKPE
- the argF gene encoding ornithine carbamoyltransferase, coding for MKRDLVSLAELSRDEIEGLLNRAAHLKGRLRDGIYDATLAGRTLAMIFEKPSLRTRVTFETGIQQLGGTAVYLAPADIQLGARETVGDIARNLSRWVDLIMARTYSHAVLEELAEASDVPVINGLTDLLHPCQVLADAQTLIERFGHLDGLKVAFIGDGNNVVNSWLNLAAKYDLDFRLACPVGYEPTSEILAHAEQQAGGKIQVTNDPLAACEGVDAVYTDVWTSMGQEEETQLRRAAFEGYQVNRKLMACAQRDALVMHCLPAHRGEEISAEVLDGPNSVVFDQAENRLHAQKAVMCWLDENRGSDR
- a CDS encoding aspartate aminotransferase family protein, with the protein product MSGIEHGVPATTRDVVENNGMNLLPVYGREEIVFVSGQGTQLITADGQRVLDFFSSILCTNLGHCHPAVTEAIQHQAATLVHISNLHHSLPQTSLALMLVEHSFGERVFLCNSGAEANEAAIKLARRRGNANGGRHEIITALGSFHGRTMATIAATGQEKVRVGYEPNLEGFRYAPFGDLEAMQAQISKRTAAILVEPIQGEGGIIVPPPGYLQGLRDLCDSEDLLLIFDEVQTGCGRTGRLFAYEHSDVVPDVMALAKGIANGMPAGAICAGPRASEAFDLGAHGSTFGGNCVTNAAAVATLGVLTDGKTLPRAVAAGQRLRAGLETIAANHPETAVEVRGAGLMLGVEIESAGTAREIAQAALAQGLLINVTGNGVLRIAPPLTVSDAEIDEGLAILEGVFRP
- the argB gene encoding acetylglutamate kinase, whose amino-acid sequence is MDQATIIQNAEILLEALPYIKRFAGKTIVIKYGGNAMIADDLQQAFAEDLVLLKYVGIHPVVVHGGGPQINRMLEELAIESRFVGGMRVTDPPTMRVVEMVLAGEINARIVTNIQQAGGRAAGFSGKDGGLLQAQRLRHAAGDLGQVGEITAVDPGLIRAMEGNDFIPVIAPVGSSQDGESLNINADTAAGRIAEALGAEKFLLLTDVEGILDRNRQLITSLNADQAAELIEDGTIEGGMLPKIACCLQALRGGVSQVHILDGRIKHALLLELFTDSGVGTAVHLPATDGAEP